The segment ATTTGATTGGGTGCAATTACGGGTTGGACGTGCGCCTGGGGATGCAGACGGGGCAGGGGTGAACATGGCCCATGTGGATGTGGAACTGAGCGATCTTGCCATGAAAGACCGTGAAGCGAGTTTGCAACAACTGCGGGAAGCCTTCTTAAAATTACCTGGGGTTGCACCTAATATTGGTGGGTTTATCTCCCATCGGATGGATGAAGTCTTATCGGGAGTCAGAAGTGCGATCGCTGTCAAAATTTTTGGACCTGACTTGATTGAACTTCGCAAGGTTGGGGAACAGGTACGAGATGCCATTAAACCCATTGAAGGAGTGGTGGATTTACAGCTTGAACCCCAGTTACCCATCCGTCAGGTACAAATCCATTATGATCGTACCGCAGCCGCTAACTATGGTTTAACGATGGAGGCTATTTCCGATGTTGTCGAAACGGCACTCAACGGTCAAGTTGTCTCCCAAGTACCTGAAGATCAGCAACTAATTAATATTACCGTTGGCTTACCCGAATCTGCTCGTAATAGTTTAGATGCTATTGGTTCTATTCCCCTCTCTACCCCGACCGGACAAATAATTCCCTTAAGTCGTGTTGCTAAGGTAGATTATGGCATGGGAGCTAATGTGGTCAATCGGGAAGACGTTTCCCGCTTAATTGTGGTTTCTGCTAACGTTGCTGAACGGGACTTAGGCAGTGTGGTAGGGGATATTCAAGCAACGATTCGTCAAAAGGTACAGTTACCAAAAGGCTACTTTATTAAATACGGGGGTCAGTTTGAAGCGGAACAAAATGCTACGAATAATCTGTTAATCTACAGTATCCTAGCCGCGATTGTCATTGCCATTTTGATGTTCTTCTCTGTTAAATCCCTTCCAGCAACCATCGCTATTATGCTCAACCTACCTTTAGCGTTGGTAGGAGGTATTGTGTCGATTATGTTAAGTGGTGGTGTCATCTCGGTAGCGTCTCTCGTTGGCTTTATTACCCTGTTTGGTGTTGCCGTTCGTAATGGCTTATTGCTAGTAGATAACTACAATAACAAGTTTGCTCTAGGAATGCCCCTTAAAGAGGTGATTGTTAAAGGGTCACTAGAGAGAATTGATGCAATTTTGATGACCGCACTAACCTCAGCACTGGGAACACTCCCTTTAGTTTTGTCGAGTGGTTCAGGTAATGAAATTCTCCAACCGTTAGCTATTGTAGTGTTAGGAGGATTATTTACGTCTACGGCCTTGACCTTATTAGTAATTCCTGCCCTCTATGCCAAGTTTGGCAAGTGGTTGATGCCTAAACAAACCCCGACTCATCATCAGTCACCTTTCCATCGAAATGAGGAACCAGATGTATTAGTTAAGTCACAATTCTAGTTCTCTTAGTCTTATTGAGGCGGTTTCACGCCTCAATTTAAAATTCTCTTGAATTTATTGCTTTTAATCTATTTTTGATCATTTTATGATTGTCCATCATTCTCGACGTAAACGTATTGGTAAAAGATTTAGGCTCAGAAAACCTTGTCATTGGATTTCTAATTTAATCCTCATTGTTGCTTTAGTTTGGTTCGCTCACAATCTTCAGAAAAATAGTCAACCATCCCCCTATTCATCTTTAATAACTCACTTACCTGAACTAGCCATGTCAGGAGGTGATCCCTATATTCGTGCTTTGATGTTAACTATTTCTGCGAGTGAATCTAATCATAAAAATTCTTATTTTCTCTTATACGGTGGTAGTCATGTGCATAATCTCAAACAACATCCTAACCAATGCTTACCGATTAAAATTGGACCGAATAAAGGTAAGTGTTCAACGGCCGCAGGACGCTATCAATTTTTAACTTCTACTTGGCAAGAAAAAGCTCAAAAATATCATCCAAATCCTCATAAAACTCACGGCAAAATCATCTATAGTTTTGAACCTAAATATCAAGATATGGTTGTTTATCGCTGGCTCAAAGATCATCATCAATGGGATGTGGATTTATTAACTTTGCTTAAAGAAGACAGAGTTGAAGAAGTATTAACTGAATTATCCGATGTTTGGACAAGTTTAGGGGGTGGTATTGAAGATAATTTGATGACTCCTCATTTACCTAGCCTTTATCGTCATTTTTTAGCTCAACAACTGAAATCTCAGAATAGCGATCGAGTCTCTGAAAATCTTATTTAATCGAAGATCAATTAGCAATCAAGAATGACTCATTTAATTTCACAATGCTCCTAGGGGCGATATAATGATGATATATATCAAAAAAATTTAACAACTCTCTTTAAAGAGGATTAACTACTCTCTAAACTTTCCTTGAAAATACCATGAGACTACTATTAGCAGAAGATGAACCCGATTTAGGTGCCATTATACAACGGATGTTAAATCGAGAAAATTATTTAGTAGACTGGGTGCAAGATGGAGCAACAGCTTGGAATTATTTAGAACAGGAATGGATAGAATATTCCGTTGCTATTTTTGATTGGTTACTACCGAAGATTTCAGGTCTAGAACTATGTCAAAAACTACGACAACAGGGATACTCTTTGCCAGTGTTGATGCTGACAGCAAAAAGTGATATACAAGATATGGTGACAGGGCTAGATGCCGGAGCAGATGATTACTTAAGTAAGCCTTTTATCAAAGCTGAACTATTGGCAAGAATCCGTGCCCTTCAACGGAGAGCTTTACATATTCAACCAAATCAACTTCAAATCGGATTGTTAACTCTTGATTACGCTAAATCATCGGTTTTTACCCCGAATGCTCAAGGACAGCCCCAAAACATTCCTCTGACTGCTAATGAGTTTCGTCTGCTGGAATATTTTATGAAACATCCTAACCAAACCCTAACCCGCGACCAACTTCTAGCGCAACTTTGGGAAACAGATGACGCTCCTATCAGTAACGTTGTCTCGGCGAGAATTCGTTTATTACGTCGTAAACTGGCAGATTATGGCTGCAAAGACTTGATAGAAACGGTTCACGGATTTGGTTATCGCTTAAATAGTTCTTATGAATCAAAACCAGATTTTTAACCGAACACGCAGACAACTAGCGGGTTGGTACATTTTAGTGATGGGTTTACTCTTAAGTATCTGTGGAGTTGCCCTGTATCAGGTGGTGATTTACTCTCAAGAGTACATTTTAAGACAAAAGCTGCAATCTTTATCTGGGGCTTTGCATGACAGCATTGAACCTTTTTTAGAAGAACCGGCTCAGATGAATGATAATGTTAAAAAACTTTTACCAGGTTTGTGTTTAAAAGGAGAAGTTTGCCCACTGACGAGGGATGTTGAGAGACGACACATTGCTGGAGTGTTTCAGCAGGAGGGTTATTATCTTCGTTTGACTACGCTTTCTGGGCAAGTTCTGGCAACTGTTGGACAACAGCCAGTTGGGATTAATGGGAAGATTTCAACAGAATTCTGGCAACGTCTTGAGAATAGCGAAGGTCAGTCGTTTTATCAAATTTCCGTACTTCTACGAACTCATACTGGAGCAAGTTGGGGGTATTTGCAGATTGGACGCTCACTGGTTGAGTGGAACAATTATTTGACGATTCTGCGACTTCTTCTGATATTGGGTTTACCCTTTGCAATGCTTTTGATTGGTGGAGCGAGTTGGTGGTTGTCTGGATTAGCGATGCGACCTATTTACGAATCTTATCGTCAAATGCAACAATTTACCTCAGATGCTGCTCATGAGCTACGAACCCCTCTCGCTGTTTTGCAAAGCTCAATTGAAGAAATGCGACTAGCGAAGGATTTGGAAGAAGTTTCGCTGAATTTAGAGATGATGGAGCGACAAAATTTTCGCCTCTTCAGTTTAGTAAAAGATTTGTTGCTCATTTCTCGCATCGATCAACAAAGCGTTCTGACTAATATTCAACCTTGCTGTTTAAACGAGTTGATTATTGATTTGGTGGAAGAATTGCAAGAGTTAGCACTTTCAGCCAGAGTAACGTTAACGGCAGATTTATTGATTGGCGAATCTATCCTAATTAACGGTGAGCCATCCCAGTTATATCGTATGGTATCCAATTTAATTACGAACGGGATTCAGTATACTCCATCGGGTGGTCAAATAACTGTTACCCTTACTAGCACCGAACATAATGTTCTAATTCAGGTTCAAGATACAGGGATTGGGATTT is part of the Rippkaea orientalis PCC 8801 genome and harbors:
- a CDS encoding glycoside hydrolase family protein, which encodes MIVHHSRRKRIGKRFRLRKPCHWISNLILIVALVWFAHNLQKNSQPSPYSSLITHLPELAMSGGDPYIRALMLTISASESNHKNSYFLLYGGSHVHNLKQHPNQCLPIKIGPNKGKCSTAAGRYQFLTSTWQEKAQKYHPNPHKTHGKIIYSFEPKYQDMVVYRWLKDHHQWDVDLLTLLKEDRVEEVLTELSDVWTSLGGGIEDNLMTPHLPSLYRHFLAQQLKSQNSDRVSENLI
- the rppA gene encoding two-component system response regulator RppA, with the translated sequence MRLLLAEDEPDLGAIIQRMLNRENYLVDWVQDGATAWNYLEQEWIEYSVAIFDWLLPKISGLELCQKLRQQGYSLPVLMLTAKSDIQDMVTGLDAGADDYLSKPFIKAELLARIRALQRRALHIQPNQLQIGLLTLDYAKSSVFTPNAQGQPQNIPLTANEFRLLEYFMKHPNQTLTRDQLLAQLWETDDAPISNVVSARIRLLRRKLADYGCKDLIETVHGFGYRLNSSYESKPDF
- the rppB gene encoding two-component system sensor histidine kinase RppB → MNQNQIFNRTRRQLAGWYILVMGLLLSICGVALYQVVIYSQEYILRQKLQSLSGALHDSIEPFLEEPAQMNDNVKKLLPGLCLKGEVCPLTRDVERRHIAGVFQQEGYYLRLTTLSGQVLATVGQQPVGINGKISTEFWQRLENSEGQSFYQISVLLRTHTGASWGYLQIGRSLVEWNNYLTILRLLLILGLPFAMLLIGGASWWLSGLAMRPIYESYRQMQQFTSDAAHELRTPLAVLQSSIEEMRLAKDLEEVSLNLEMMERQNFRLFSLVKDLLLISRIDQQSVLTNIQPCCLNELIIDLVEELQELALSARVTLTADLLIGESILINGEPSQLYRMVSNLITNGIQYTPSGGQITVTLTSTEHNVLIQVQDTGIGISPEELPLIFDRFYRTQSDRARSTGGAGLGLSIASAIAHAHKGSIKVHSQLGKGSLFTIELPLN